One stretch of Lemur catta isolate mLemCat1 chromosome 2, mLemCat1.pri, whole genome shotgun sequence DNA includes these proteins:
- the PRSS35 gene encoding inactive serine protease 35, with product METMLFWLLFFTPGWTLTDGSETEQDFMWHLRKVPRLVSDKTVPLSSPTFEADATRAANRACGIECRRELPAPSLSELEDYLSYETVSENGTRTLTRVKVQDLVLGPPPNATASSAAVRRRRQVYGTDSRFSISDRRFLASFPFSAAVKLSTGCSGALVSPRHVLTAAHCVHDGRDFVRGSRRLRVGLLRPRGRRRGGRRRGPDRSRREANGAGRAEGPEENLRGAAQAGSRSRARGRGGRVAGGRPAFRWTRVRNTHVPKGWARGRREDAALDYDYAVLELKRAHRRRYMDLGVSPAVKKLPGGMIHFSGFDDDRADQLVYRFCGVSEESSDLLYQYCDAEAGSTGAGIYLRLKDPDKKNWKRKIIAIYSGHQWVDVRGVRKDYNVAVRITPLKYAQICLWVRGNDADCAYG from the coding sequence atggaaactaTGCTATTTTGGTTGCTATTTTTCACCCCCGGGTGGACCCTCACTGACGGATCTGAGACGGAGCAGGATTTCATGTGGCACTTGAGAAAGGTGCCCCGGCTTGTCAGCGACAAGACTGTCCCTCTCAGCAGCCCCACCTTTGAGGCGGATGCCACGAGGGCGGCAAATAGGGCGTGTGGCATTGAATGCCGGAGGGAGCTGCCGGCTCCCAGCCTTTCCGAGTTGGAGGATTACCTTTCCTATGAGACCGTGTCTGAGAACGGCACGCGAACCTTAACCAGGGTGAAGGTACAAGATTTGGTCCTCGGGCCGCCTCCAAACGCCACCGCGAGCAGCGCAGCCGTcaggagaaggaggcaggtgTACGGCACCGACAGCAGGTTCAGCATCTCGGACAGAAGGTTCCTAGCCAGCTTCCCCTTCAGCGCGGCCGTGAAGCTGTCCACGGGCTGCAGCGGCGCTCTCGTGTCCCCGCGGCACGTCCTCACCGCGGCGCACTGCGTGCACGACGGCCGCGACTTCGTGCGCGGGAGCCGGCGGCTGAGGGTGGGCCTGCTGCGGCCGAGGGGGCGGCGCCGCGGCGGGAGACGCCGAGGGCCCGACCGGAGCAGGAGAGAAGCAAACGGCGCCGGCCGGGCCGAGGGCCCCGAGGAGAACCTGCGGGGCGCGGCCCAGGCCGGGAGCAGGAGCAGAGCCCGCGGCCGCGGCGGGAGGGTGGCGGGAGGGAGGCCCGCCTTCCGGTGGACCCGGGTCCGGAACACCCACGTCCCCAAAGGCTGGGCCCGGGGACGGAGGGAAGACGCCGCCCTGGACTACGACTACGCCGTCCTGGAGCTGAAGCGCGCGCACAGGCGGAGATACATGGACCTGGGCGTCAGTCCGGCCGTCAAGAAGCTGCCCGGGGGGATGATCCACTTCTCGGGCTTTGATGACGACCGCGCCGATCAGTTGGTCTACCGGTTTTGTGGCGTGTCGGAGGAATCCAGCGATCTCCTCTACCAGTACTGCGACGCCGAGGCGGGCTCCACCGGTGCCGGGATCTACCTGCGTCTGAAAGATCCAGACAAAAAGAACTGGAAGCGCAAAATCATTGCCATCTATTCAGGCCACCAGTGGGTGGATGTCCGCGGTGTCCGGAAGGACTACAACGTCGCCGTGCGCATCACCCCCCTCAAATACGCCCAGATCTGCCTCTGGGTTCGCGGAAACGACGCCGACTGTGCCTACGGCTGA